In a single window of the Bacteroidota bacterium genome:
- the obgE gene encoding GTPase ObgE yields MAESNFIDYVKICCRSGKGGAGFVHFHREKFVDKGGPDGGDGGRGGHIIVRGSKNVWTMLHLKYRKHVIAEEGGKGEKKLSSGSNGEDEILEVPIGTIIKDAESGEVEAEITEEGQEKIIVNGGRGGKGNAFFKSSTNQSPRNAQPGEPGKSEWKIFELKLLADVGLVGFPNAGKSTLLSVVSAAKPEIANYPFTTLVPNLGIVKYRDHQSFVMADIPGIIEGAHAGKGLGVRFLRHIERNSVLLFLVPADANDIVKEYKILVNELKQFNPELLKKDRVLGISKCDMADEELLGEMKKEMKKKFKEKKIPVVYFSSHTQMGLLELKDLLWKAINK; encoded by the coding sequence ATGGCTGAAAGTAATTTCATAGACTACGTAAAAATTTGCTGCCGTTCCGGAAAGGGAGGCGCTGGCTTTGTGCATTTTCATAGGGAAAAATTTGTTGACAAAGGCGGACCCGATGGTGGTGATGGCGGCAGAGGAGGCCACATTATTGTTCGCGGAAGTAAAAATGTTTGGACGATGCTCCACTTGAAATACCGCAAGCACGTAATTGCTGAAGAAGGAGGAAAAGGAGAAAAAAAACTCAGTTCCGGTTCAAATGGCGAAGATGAAATTCTTGAAGTACCTATCGGAACAATTATTAAAGACGCTGAATCGGGGGAAGTAGAAGCGGAAATCACGGAAGAAGGACAAGAAAAAATCATTGTTAATGGGGGACGTGGAGGAAAAGGCAACGCATTTTTTAAATCTTCTACGAATCAGTCGCCACGCAACGCTCAGCCCGGAGAGCCGGGAAAAAGCGAATGGAAAATTTTTGAACTCAAACTTTTGGCGGATGTCGGGCTTGTAGGTTTTCCCAATGCTGGAAAATCTACTTTACTGTCTGTTGTTTCTGCAGCTAAACCTGAGATTGCAAATTATCCGTTCACTACTTTAGTTCCCAATCTCGGTATTGTAAAATACCGCGATCATCAATCATTTGTGATGGCGGACATTCCTGGAATCATTGAAGGCGCACACGCTGGAAAAGGATTGGGAGTAAGATTTCTCCGGCACATAGAAAGAAATTCCGTTCTGCTTTTTCTTGTACCTGCTGATGCAAATGACATAGTTAAGGAATATAAAATACTTGTGAACGAACTGAAGCAATTCAATCCTGAACTTCTGAAAAAAGACCGTGTGCTTGGCATTTCCAAATGCGATATGGCAGATGAAGAGCTACTTGGTGAAATGAAAAAAGAAATGAAGAAAAAATTTAAAGAAAAGAAAATTCCTGTAGTTTATTTTTCCTCCCACACCCAAATGGGGTTGCTCGAATTAAAAGACTTGCTTTGGAAAGCGATTAATAAATAA